The following proteins come from a genomic window of bacterium:
- a CDS encoding DUF134 domain-containing protein produces MPRPHHCRRIQAQPHVAVFKPAGVPSHALETVTMTLDEFEAVRLADREGLYQAQAAEQMGVSRPTFGRIIASARRKIADVLVHGHALAIEGGPVAADTHPGCRHGWADPAAGPQCPDPTDHPDDFPQP; encoded by the coding sequence ATGCCGAGACCCCATCATTGCCGCCGCATCCAGGCCCAGCCCCACGTCGCCGTCTTCAAGCCGGCCGGCGTGCCGTCGCATGCCCTGGAGACGGTGACCATGACCCTCGACGAGTTCGAGGCCGTCCGCCTGGCCGACCGGGAGGGTCTCTACCAGGCCCAGGCCGCCGAGCAGATGGGCGTCTCCCGGCCGACCTTCGGCCGCATCATCGCGTCGGCGCGGCGCAAGATCGCCGACGTGCTGGTCCACGGCCACGCCCTGGCCATCGAGGGCGGGCCGGTCGCGGCCGACACGCATCCGGGCTGCCGCCACGGCTGGGCCGACCCCGCCGCGGGCCCGCAGTGCCCCGATCCGACCGATCACCCCGACGACTTTCCCCAGCC